Proteins encoded within one genomic window of Citrobacter amalonaticus Y19:
- a CDS encoding ABC transporter permease, with amino-acid sequence MFHRLWTLIRKELQSLLREPQTRAILILPVLIQVFLFPFAATLEVTNATIAIYNEDNGKHSVELTQRFARAKAFTHILLLKSPQEIQPTIDTQKALLLVRFPADFSRNLDTFQSAPMQLILDGRNSNSAQIAANYLQQIVKNYQQELMEGKPKPNNSELVVRNWYNPNLDYKWFVVPSLIAMITTIGVMIVTSLSVAREREQGTLDQLLVSPLTTWQIFIGKAVPALIVATGQASIVLAIGIWAYQIPFAGSLALFYFTMVIYGLSLVGFGLLISSLCSTQQQAFIGVFVFMMPAILLSGYVSPVENMPVWLQNLTWINPIRHFTDITKQIYLKDASLQIVWGSLWPLLVIAATTGSAAYAMFRRKIM; translated from the coding sequence ATGTTTCATCGTTTATGGACGTTAATTCGCAAAGAGCTGCAGTCGCTGTTACGCGAGCCGCAGACCCGCGCGATCCTGATTCTGCCGGTGCTGATTCAGGTGTTTCTGTTTCCCTTTGCGGCGACCCTGGAAGTGACTAACGCCACCATCGCCATCTATAACGAAGACAACGGGAAGCACTCGGTTGAGTTGACACAGCGTTTTGCCCGCGCCAAAGCCTTTACCCACATTCTGTTGCTGAAAAGCCCGCAGGAAATCCAGCCCACAATCGATACGCAAAAGGCGCTGCTGCTGGTGCGCTTTCCGGCGGATTTCTCGCGCAATCTGGATACTTTTCAGTCTGCACCCATGCAGTTAATTCTCGACGGCCGTAACTCAAACAGCGCGCAAATCGCCGCCAACTATCTCCAGCAAATCGTGAAGAACTATCAGCAGGAGCTGATGGAGGGTAAGCCAAAGCCCAACAACAGCGAGCTGGTGGTGCGCAACTGGTACAACCCTAACCTCGACTATAAGTGGTTCGTGGTGCCGTCGCTTATCGCGATGATCACCACCATTGGCGTGATGATCGTCACCTCGCTGTCCGTGGCGCGCGAACGTGAACAGGGGACGCTGGATCAACTGCTGGTCTCTCCGCTCACCACCTGGCAAATCTTTATCGGTAAAGCGGTTCCCGCGCTGATTGTCGCCACCGGACAGGCCTCTATCGTGCTGGCAATCGGTATCTGGGCATATCAGATACCGTTTGCCGGGTCGCTGGCGCTGTTTTACTTCACGATGGTGATTTACGGGCTGTCGCTGGTGGGCTTCGGGCTGCTGATATCCTCGCTCTGCTCCACGCAGCAGCAGGCGTTTATCGGCGTGTTCGTCTTTATGATGCCGGCGATTTTACTGTCGGGGTACGTCTCCCCGGTCGAAAATATGCCGGTCTGGTTGCAGAACCTGACATGGATAAACCCTATCCGTCACTTCACGGATATTACCAAGCAGATCTATTTGAAAGATGCGAGTTTGCAGATTGTCTGGGGAAGCTTGTGGCCGCTACTGGTAATAGCGGCCACGACGGGATCAGCGGCGTATGCGATGTTTAGACGCAAAATTATGTAG
- a CDS encoding ABC transporter permease has translation MGNRLLSWRRVRALCVKETRQIVRDPSSWLIAVVIPLLLLFIFGYGINLDSSKLRVGILLEQQSKEALDFAHTMTGSPYIDATISDNRQALIEKMQAGRIRGLVVIPVDFAQQMARANDTAPIQVITDGSEPNTANFVQGYVEGIWQIWQMQRAEDRGETFEPLIEVQTRYWFNPAAISQHFIIPGAVTIIMTVIGAILTSLVVAREWERGTMEALLSTEVTRAELLLCKLIPYYFLGMLAMGLCMLVSVFILGVPYRGSLLLLFFITSLFLLSTLGMGLLISTITRNQFNAAQVALNAAFLPSIMLSGFIFQIDSMPAVIRAVTYIIPARYFVSTLQSLFLAGNIPVVLIVNVLFLIASAVMFIGLTWIKTKRRLD, from the coding sequence ATGGGTAACCGCCTGCTTTCCTGGCGTCGCGTGCGGGCGCTGTGCGTCAAAGAGACGCGACAAATCGTCCGCGATCCCAGTAGCTGGCTGATTGCCGTGGTCATCCCACTGCTGCTGCTGTTTATTTTTGGCTACGGCATTAACCTCGATTCCAGCAAGCTGCGGGTAGGGATCCTGCTTGAGCAGCAAAGCAAAGAGGCGCTGGACTTTGCCCACACAATGACCGGTTCGCCGTACATTGACGCCACCATTAGCGATAACCGCCAGGCGCTGATTGAGAAGATGCAGGCCGGACGCATTCGTGGGCTGGTGGTCATTCCGGTCGATTTCGCCCAGCAGATGGCGCGCGCCAACGACACCGCGCCGATTCAGGTGATAACCGACGGCAGTGAACCCAACACCGCCAACTTCGTGCAGGGCTATGTGGAGGGGATCTGGCAAATCTGGCAGATGCAGCGGGCAGAAGATCGCGGGGAAACGTTTGAACCGCTGATTGAGGTGCAGACCCGCTACTGGTTCAACCCGGCGGCCATCAGTCAGCATTTTATTATCCCTGGCGCAGTGACGATCATCATGACGGTGATCGGCGCGATCCTCACCTCGCTGGTCGTTGCGCGCGAGTGGGAACGCGGCACGATGGAAGCATTACTCTCCACCGAAGTGACGCGCGCCGAGCTGTTGCTGTGTAAACTCATCCCCTACTACTTCCTCGGCATGCTGGCAATGGGGCTGTGTATGCTGGTGTCGGTGTTTATTCTCGGCGTCCCGTATCGCGGATCGTTACTGCTGTTGTTTTTCATCACCAGCCTGTTTTTGCTCAGTACGCTGGGGATGGGGCTGTTGATTTCCACCATCACCCGCAACCAGTTTAATGCCGCCCAGGTGGCGCTCAACGCCGCTTTTTTGCCGTCGATTATGCTGTCAGGCTTTATTTTCCAGATAGACAGTATGCCTGCGGTGATCCGCGCGGTGACCTACATTATTCCGGCGCGTTACTTCGTCAGTACGCTGCAAAGCCTGTTTCTCGCCGGTAATATTCCGGTGGTGCTGATAGTCAACGTGCTGTTTTTAATCGCCTCGGCGGTGATGTTTATTGGGCTGACGTGGATAAAAACCAAACGTCGGCTGGATTGA
- a CDS encoding ATP-binding cassette domain-containing protein, whose protein sequence is MNDAVITLSGLTKRFAGLEKPAVAPLDCTIHAGYVTGLVGPDGAGKTTLMRMLAGLLKPDGGSATVIGFDPIKNDSALHAVLGYMPQKFGLYEDLTVMENLNLYADLRSVTGDVREKTFARLLEFTSLGPFTGRLAGKLSGGMKQKLGLACTLVGEPKVLLLDEPGVGVDPISRRELWQMVHELAGDGMLILWSTSYLDEAEQCRDVLLMNEGELLYQGEPTQLTQTMAGRSFLMHSPQENNRKLLQRALKLPQVSDGMIQGKSVRLILKKEATADDIRHGNGMPEIDISETAPRFEDAFIDLLGGAATSESPLGAILHTVEGTPGETVIEAKALTKKFGDFAATDHVDFAVQRGEIFGLLGPNGAGKSTTFKMMCGLLVPTSGKALVLDMDLKVSSGKARQHLGYMAQKFSLYGNLTVEQNLRFFSGVYGLRGRAQNEKIARMSEAFGLKSIASHATDELPLGFKQRLALACSLMHEPDILFLDEPTSGVDPLTRREFWLHINSMVEKGVTVMVTTHFMDEAEYCDRIGLVYRGKLIASGTPDDLKAQAADDDTPDPTMEQAFIRLINDWDKEHANG, encoded by the coding sequence ATGAATGACGCCGTCATCACGCTGAGCGGGTTGACTAAGCGTTTTGCCGGGCTGGAAAAACCGGCGGTTGCCCCGCTCGACTGTACGATCCACGCCGGGTATGTAACCGGGCTGGTGGGGCCGGACGGCGCAGGAAAAACCACGCTGATGCGAATGTTGGCGGGATTGCTGAAGCCGGATGGCGGCAGCGCAACGGTGATTGGCTTTGATCCGATTAAAAACGACAGCGCGCTGCATGCGGTGCTGGGTTACATGCCACAAAAATTCGGCCTGTATGAGGATCTCACCGTGATGGAGAACCTCAACCTGTACGCCGATTTACGCAGCGTGACGGGCGACGTGCGGGAAAAAACCTTTGCCCGCCTGCTGGAATTTACCTCGCTCGGCCCGTTTACCGGTCGTCTGGCGGGAAAACTCTCCGGCGGGATGAAACAGAAACTGGGGCTGGCCTGTACGCTGGTCGGCGAACCCAAAGTACTGTTACTGGATGAACCCGGCGTCGGCGTTGACCCGATCTCACGGCGCGAGCTATGGCAGATGGTGCACGAACTGGCGGGCGACGGGATGCTTATCTTGTGGAGCACCTCGTATCTGGATGAAGCCGAGCAGTGTCGGGACGTGCTGCTGATGAATGAAGGCGAACTGCTGTATCAGGGCGAACCGACGCAACTGACGCAAACCATGGCCGGGCGCAGCTTTCTGATGCACAGCCCGCAGGAAAACAACCGCAAACTGCTCCAGCGGGCGCTGAAACTGCCGCAGGTCAGCGACGGCATGATCCAGGGGAAATCGGTGCGTCTGATCCTGAAAAAAGAGGCCACGGCGGACGACATCCGCCACGGCAACGGAATGCCGGAGATCGACATCAGCGAAACCGCGCCACGCTTCGAAGATGCGTTTATCGATCTGCTGGGCGGGGCTGCCACCTCTGAATCGCCGCTGGGCGCCATTCTGCATACCGTCGAAGGGACGCCGGGCGAAACGGTGATTGAAGCGAAAGCGCTGACCAAGAAATTCGGCGATTTCGCCGCCACCGATCACGTTGATTTCGCCGTCCAGCGCGGGGAGATTTTTGGCCTGCTGGGCCCTAACGGCGCGGGGAAATCCACCACCTTTAAAATGATGTGCGGCCTGCTGGTGCCCACTTCCGGAAAAGCGCTGGTGCTGGATATGGATCTGAAAGTCAGCTCCGGTAAGGCGCGCCAGCATCTGGGCTATATGGCGCAAAAATTCTCGCTGTACGGCAACCTGACGGTGGAGCAAAACCTGCGCTTCTTTTCCGGCGTTTACGGTCTGCGAGGACGCGCGCAGAACGAAAAAATTGCCCGCATGAGCGAGGCGTTTGGCCTGAAAAGTATCGCCTCGCATGCCACCGATGAACTCCCGCTGGGCTTTAAGCAGCGTCTGGCGCTGGCCTGTTCGCTGATGCATGAACCCGACATTCTGTTTCTCGACGAGCCCACTTCGGGCGTCGATCCCCTCACCCGCCGCGAGTTCTGGCTGCATATCAACAGCATGGTGGAAAAAGGCGTGACGGTGATGGTCACGACACACTTTATGGATGAAGCGGAATATTGCGACCGCATCGGCCTGGTCTATCGTGGGAAGCTGATTGCCAGCGGCACGCCGGACGACCTGAAGGCACAGGCGGCCGATGATGACACGCCGGACCCGACCATGGAACAGGCCTTTATCCGGCTGATTAATGACTGGGATAAGGAGCATGCCAATGGGTAA
- the hlyD gene encoding secretion protein HlyD, with product MKKPVVIGLVIAALLAVIAGGTWWYQSRQDNGLTLYGNVDIRTVNLSFRVGGRLASLAVDEGDAIKTGQVLGELDHAPYENALMQAKAGVSVAQAQYDLMLAGYRQEEIAQAAAAVKQAQAAYDYAQNFYNRQQGLWKSRTISANDLENARSSRDQALATLKSAQDKLRQYRSGNREQDIAQAKASLEQAQAQLAQAELDLHDTTLVAPSNGTLLTRAVEPGSMLSAGGTVLTLSLTRPVWVRAYVDERHLSQAQPGREILLYTDGRPDKPYHGKIGFVSPTAEFTPKTVETPDLRTDLVYRLRIVVTDADDALRQGMPVTVKFGNEAGHE from the coding sequence ATGAAAAAGCCTGTCGTTATTGGCCTGGTGATTGCGGCGCTGCTCGCCGTGATTGCCGGTGGCACATGGTGGTATCAAAGCCGGCAGGACAACGGACTGACGCTCTACGGCAACGTGGACATCCGTACCGTTAACCTCAGCTTTCGCGTCGGTGGTCGACTCGCGTCGCTGGCGGTGGATGAAGGCGATGCCATCAAAACAGGACAGGTGCTGGGCGAGCTGGATCATGCTCCCTATGAGAACGCCCTGATGCAGGCAAAAGCCGGGGTTTCCGTCGCTCAGGCCCAGTACGATTTGATGCTGGCGGGTTATCGTCAGGAAGAGATTGCCCAGGCGGCCGCGGCAGTGAAACAGGCGCAGGCCGCCTATGATTACGCGCAGAATTTCTACAACCGTCAGCAGGGATTGTGGAAAAGCCGCACTATTTCCGCTAACGATCTGGAAAACGCCCGCTCTTCCCGCGACCAGGCATTGGCCACGTTGAAATCCGCGCAGGATAAACTGCGTCAGTACCGTTCCGGTAATCGTGAACAGGATATCGCCCAGGCGAAAGCCAGCCTTGAACAGGCGCAGGCACAACTGGCTCAGGCGGAACTCGACCTCCATGACACCACGCTTGTCGCCCCGTCGAACGGCACGCTGTTAACCCGCGCGGTTGAACCCGGCAGCATGCTCAGCGCAGGGGGGACCGTGCTGACGCTCTCCCTCACCCGACCGGTCTGGGTGCGCGCCTACGTCGACGAGCGTCATCTTTCTCAGGCACAGCCGGGACGCGAAATCCTGCTGTACACCGATGGACGTCCCGACAAGCCTTATCACGGTAAAATCGGCTTTGTCTCCCCGACCGCAGAATTCACCCCGAAAACGGTCGAGACGCCGGACCTGCGTACCGATCTGGTTTACCGCCTGCGCATTGTGGTCACCGATGCCGACGACGCCCTGCGCCAGGGCATGCCGGTGACGGTGAAGTTCGGCAACGAGGCTGGACATGAATGA
- the cecR gene encoding transcriptional regulator CecR, with protein MNTPTMTTKGEQAKSQLIAAALAQFGEYGLHATTRDIAAQAGQNIAAITYYFGSKEDLYLACAQWIADFIGSQFRPHAEDAERLFAQAHPDRAAMRELILRACKNMIMLLTQDDTVNLSKFISREQLSPTAAYQRVHEQVIEPLHSHLTRLIAAYTGCDAHDTRMILHTHALLGEVLAFRLGKETILLRTGWSQFDEEKTALITQTVTCHIDLILQGLSQRSLD; from the coding sequence ATGAATACTCCCACCATGACCACGAAAGGTGAACAGGCCAAAAGCCAACTGATTGCCGCCGCGCTCGCCCAGTTTGGCGAGTATGGTCTGCATGCCACCACTCGCGATATTGCCGCGCAGGCCGGGCAAAACATTGCCGCCATTACCTACTATTTTGGCTCAAAAGAGGATTTATACCTCGCCTGCGCCCAGTGGATTGCCGATTTCATTGGCAGTCAGTTTCGCCCGCACGCGGAAGACGCCGAACGTTTATTCGCCCAGGCCCATCCTGACCGTGCCGCCATGCGCGAGCTGATTCTGCGGGCCTGTAAAAACATGATCATGCTGTTAACCCAGGATGACACCGTCAATCTGAGCAAATTTATTTCGCGCGAACAGCTCTCCCCTACCGCAGCGTATCAACGGGTGCACGAGCAGGTTATCGAGCCGTTGCACAGTCATCTGACCCGTCTCATCGCCGCGTATACCGGCTGCGACGCCCACGACACGCGCATGATTCTGCATACCCACGCGCTGCTCGGCGAAGTGCTGGCATTTCGTCTCGGTAAAGAAACCATTCTGTTACGTACCGGCTGGTCGCAGTTTGATGAAGAAAAAACAGCGCTGATTACGCAGACCGTGACCTGTCATATCGATCTTATTCTGCAAGGTTTATCGCAAAGGAGTCTGGACTGA
- the rhlE gene encoding ATP-dependent RNA helicase RhlE yields MSFDSLGLNPDILRAIAEQGYREPTPIQQQAIPAVLEGRDLMASAQTGTGKTAGFTLPLLQHLITKEPHSKARRPVRALILTPTRELAAQIGENVRDYSKYLNIRSLVIFGGVSINPQMMKLRGGVDVLVATPGRLLDLEHQNAVKLDQIEILVLDEADRMLDMGFIHDIRRVLAKLPAKRQNLLFSATFSDEIKALAEKLLHNPLEIEVARRNTASEQITQHVHFVDKKRKRELLSQMIGQGNWQQVLVFTRTKHGANHLAEQLNKDGIRSAAIHGNKSQGARTRALADFKSGDIRVLVATDIAARGLDIEELPHVVNYELPNVPEDYVHRIGRTGRAAATGEALSLVCVDEHKMLRDIEKLLKKEIPRIAIPGYEPDPSIKAEPIQNGRQQRSGGGGGRGRGQGQGQGAGRAQQPRRQDGGAPKAGAKPSRRTGDAKPAGEKPRPPRRPRRITPVQ; encoded by the coding sequence ATGTCTTTTGATTCCCTGGGTTTGAACCCTGATATTCTGCGCGCCATTGCCGAGCAGGGTTACCGTGAACCTACCCCTATTCAGCAACAGGCGATCCCCGCCGTGCTGGAAGGTCGCGACCTGATGGCGAGTGCGCAGACCGGTACCGGTAAAACGGCGGGCTTTACGCTGCCGCTGTTACAGCACCTTATTACCAAAGAGCCGCACAGCAAAGCACGTCGCCCGGTACGGGCGCTGATCCTGACGCCGACGCGTGAACTGGCGGCGCAGATTGGTGAAAACGTCCGTGATTACAGCAAGTATCTGAACATCCGTTCGCTGGTGATTTTTGGCGGCGTGAGCATTAACCCGCAGATGATGAAACTGCGCGGCGGCGTCGATGTGCTGGTGGCAACGCCGGGGCGCTTGCTGGATCTGGAACACCAGAACGCGGTGAAACTGGACCAGATTGAGATTCTGGTGCTGGATGAAGCGGACCGTATGCTGGATATGGGCTTTATTCACGACATTCGCCGTGTGTTAGCGAAACTGCCGGCGAAGCGTCAGAACCTGCTGTTCTCTGCGACATTCTCTGATGAGATAAAGGCGCTGGCCGAAAAGCTGCTGCATAACCCACTGGAAATTGAAGTGGCGCGCCGCAACACGGCGTCAGAACAGATTACGCAGCACGTGCATTTCGTGGATAAGAAACGCAAACGTGAGCTGTTATCGCAGATGATAGGCCAGGGTAACTGGCAGCAGGTGCTGGTGTTTACCCGTACCAAACACGGCGCCAATCATCTGGCGGAGCAGTTGAACAAAGATGGCATTCGCAGTGCGGCGATCCACGGCAACAAGAGTCAGGGGGCGCGTACCCGTGCGCTGGCTGATTTCAAATCCGGTGACATTCGCGTGCTGGTGGCAACGGATATTGCCGCGCGTGGTCTGGATATCGAAGAACTGCCGCACGTAGTGAACTACGAGCTGCCGAATGTTCCGGAAGATTATGTACACCGTATCGGTCGTACCGGGCGTGCTGCGGCTACCGGTGAAGCGCTGTCGCTGGTTTGTGTTGATGAACACAAAATGCTGCGTGATATCGAAAAACTGCTGAAAAAAGAGATCCCGCGCATTGCCATTCCAGGCTACGAGCCGGATCCATCGATTAAAGCTGAGCCGATCCAGAATGGTCGCCAGCAGCGTAGCGGTGGCGGCGGCGGTCGAGGCCGTGGTCAGGGGCAAGGGCAGGGCGCGGGTCGCGCTCAGCAGCCACGTCGTCAGGACGGCGGTGCGCCAAAAGCCGGCGCTAAACCTTCACGCCGCACAGGCGATGCGAAACCGGCTGGCGAAAAACCGCGTCCGCCGCGTCGTCCACGCAGAATTACGCCAGTGCAATAA